Proteins from one Kiritimatiellia bacterium genomic window:
- a CDS encoding nucleotidyl transferase AbiEii/AbiGii toxin family protein, whose amino-acid sequence MKEQALALVRDVKDTGQALNRLREYLQALVLRSFHESEAFRPLAFVGGTALRFLHNLPRFSEDLDFSLVSTEGYAGREWMEKVKRDLGLAGFAPEVTWNDRKTVHAGWVRLPGILRDAGLSAMADEKLAIKVEIDTRPPEGARCERRVVTRYVTFLLQHYDLPSLLAGKLHAAITRKYAKGRDWYDLLWYLSQRPPVAPNLALLQNALDQTQGAGRLDARQWPMLARDRLKKLDMQAIAEEIRPFLERTRDVEFISVETLDHLLADTSGAQG is encoded by the coding sequence GTGAAGGAACAGGCCCTCGCGCTGGTTCGTGACGTAAAGGATACCGGTCAAGCCCTGAACAGGTTGCGGGAGTATCTACAGGCCCTCGTTCTCCGATCGTTTCATGAGTCAGAAGCCTTCCGCCCGCTCGCCTTTGTCGGCGGAACGGCGCTTCGGTTCCTGCACAACCTGCCGCGATTCTCGGAAGACCTCGATTTCTCGCTGGTCTCGACCGAGGGCTATGCGGGGAGAGAGTGGATGGAGAAGGTGAAGCGGGATCTGGGGTTGGCGGGGTTCGCCCCGGAAGTGACCTGGAACGACCGCAAGACCGTGCATGCGGGTTGGGTACGCCTGCCGGGAATCCTGCGCGACGCGGGCCTGTCGGCCATGGCGGACGAGAAGCTGGCCATCAAGGTGGAAATTGATACCCGCCCGCCGGAAGGGGCACGCTGCGAGCGCCGGGTGGTGACCCGATATGTGACCTTCCTGCTCCAGCACTACGACTTGCCGTCGCTGCTGGCAGGCAAACTGCACGCCGCGATCACCCGCAAGTATGCCAAGGGCCGCGACTGGTATGACCTTCTGTGGTATCTGTCGCAACGGCCGCCGGTGGCCCCGAACCTGGCCCTGCTGCAGAACGCGCTCGATCAGACCCAGGGCGCGGGCCGGCTGGATGCGCGCCAATGGCCGATGCTGGCGCGTGACAGGCTGAAGAAGCTGGATATGCAGGCGATCGCGGAAGAGATCCGCCCCTTCCTCGAACGCACTCGGGATGTGGAGTTTATCAGCGTGGAAACGCTGGACCATCTCCTGGCTGACACGTCCGGCGCGCAGGGATAG